A single genomic interval of Halichondria panicea chromosome 2, odHalPani1.1, whole genome shotgun sequence harbors:
- the LOC135331744 gene encoding uncharacterized protein LOC135331744 has translation MQLTPSSCTRVLALLAVLLLLSINAVAPQQCNLKCSDKMNHSATSLYAMKLHENYYSPLNNLNIDVKVYRTKCPDLNTPGPSWFKVEAFVENTKHTIGEFETFKDTENSEAYTIKDNTAIEFSTWDAVSIYDLPRTYQWKKEAGNNGTICFRLTVLVDKCRQIVQCILPRTLSMNSSEEHFGSGDINLFLPNSGQELPEDEDAVLPIPEHCQNNCTNVKQGSFCSIPYDRKSYSSRCEWRVQKCALRARGVDVQPMEVINCGDRPNSTNVDYKNCWEEKREDGKWNEGCNCKGYYKSIQCRVTEKEETKCWCSNPNGSQWSPDPQIKYQCTDPKEYEYPSYLQACLPQ, from the exons ATGCAGCTCACTCCAAGTTCCTGCACCAGAGTCCTGGCACTGCTGGCAGTCCTCCTCTTGCTGTCAATCAATGCAGTAGCTCCCCAACAATGCAATCTGAAGTGCAGTGACAAAATGAACCATTCTGCAACAAGTCTATATGCAATGAAGTTACATGAAAATTACTACTCGCCATTGAACAATCTAAATATTGATG TGAAAGTGTATAGGACAAAATGTCCTGATCTGAATACTCCTGGACCATCATGGTTTAAAGTGGAAGCTTTTGTTGAAAACACGAAACATACAATTGGAGAGTTTGAGACTTTTAAAGACACAGAAAATTCAGAAGCCTATACCATTAAAGACAATACA GCTATTGAATTCTCTACATGGGATGCAGTTTCAATCTACGATTTGCCTAGAACTTACCAGTGGAAAAAAGAGGCTGGCAACAATGGAACCATATGTTTCAG GTTGACAGTATTAGTTGACAAGTGCAGACAAATTGTGCAATGCATTCTACCACGAACATTGAGTATGAACTCTTCTGAGGAGCACTTTGGAAGCGGAGATATCAACTTGTTCTTGCCTAATTCTGGACAAGAACTGCCTGAAGATGAAGATGCCGTACTACCAATCCCAGAACAT TGTCAGAACAACTGCACAAACGTAAAACAAGGATCATTTTGCTCTATACCTTACGATAGAAAAAGTTACAGCAGTAGATGTGAATGGAGAGTCCAGAAATGTGCACTGAGAGCTCGTGGAGTTGACGTTCAACCCATGGAGGTTATAAATT GTGGTGATAGGCCAAATTCAACAAATGTTGATTACAAAAATTGTTGGGAGGAAAAAAGAGAGGATGGAAAATGGAATGAAGGATGTAATTGCAAAGGATACTATAAGAGTATACAATGCAGAGTAACTGAGAAAGAAGAAACGAAGTGCTGGTGCTCTAATCCCAATGGTAGCCAATGGAGCCCTGATCCACAAATAAAATATCAATGTACAGATCCTAAAGAATA
- the LOC135331745 gene encoding uncharacterized protein LOC135331745, with translation MLEGKYHQSLCFLIIFLAITVTSKPVENEKSKQGPLAPMYEFRSCNNQSKSRPTITCPQMKEANGYSLAINADNFMSNEEIKVKVFRTKCPISNGSLLPRWYQLEAYWDQEGTNESTSDSKEPQLDTGRLIPMSHYQDFYQCDTATEVLFYPCEASLYNFPGRHIWKAPQVTDSNLQSGSVCFRLTVLEENSTACERIEKCIAHVKDIEIQALEELYDDTLTDYYDDLADNISSTEDDIHEDIAKETTLNLAPICRQNREFYKSINSSWIPQCDCEGQYQPIQCMIEQDIKFMTCWCSSKYGAQMSEPSIVDCGNESMAFELSCVPRISPEK, from the exons ATGCTGGAAGGCAAGTACCATCAAAGCTTATGCTTTCTCATTATTTTCCTTGCAATCACTGTGACAAGCAAGCCTGTTGAGAATGAAAAAAGTAAGCAGGGGCCATTGGCTCCAATGTATGAGTTTAGGAGCTGCAATAATCAGAGCAAAAGCAGACCAACAATAACTTGCCCTCAAATGAAAGAAGCAAATGGATACTCCTTGGCTATTAATGCTGATAATTTTATGTCAAATGAGGAGATTAAAG TGAAAGTGTTCAGAACAAAGTGTCCCATCTCAAATGGGTCATTACTTCCAAGATGGTATCAACTTGAAGCGTACTGGGACCAGGAGGGtactaatgaaagcaccagtGACTCAAAGGAACCGCAGCTAGACACTGGACGGCTAATCCCAATGTCCCACTACCAGGACTTCTACCAATGTGACACTGCCACA GAAGTGCTATTTTATCCTTGTGAAGCATCACTTTACAACTTTCCTGGAAGACATATATGGAAAGCCCCTCAGGTTACTGACTCAAACCTCCAAAGTGGATCAGTATGTTTCAG GCTAACAGTGTTGGAAGAAAACAGTACAGCTTGTGAGAGGATAGAAAAGTGTATTGCACATGTAAAGGACATTGAGATACAGGCATTGGAAGAATTGTATGACGACACTCTAACAGACTATTACGATGATTTAGCTGACAACATATCTTCAACTGAGGATGACATCCATGAAGATATCGCCAAGGAAACGACGCTCAACTTAGCTCCAATTTGTCGACAAAACAGGGAGTTTTACAAATCCATTAATTCTTCTTGGATACCACAGTGTGATTGTGAAGGCCAATATCAACCAATTCAGTGCATGATTGAGCAAGACATAAAATTCATGACTTGTTGGTGCTCCTCGAAGTATGGAGCACAAATGTCAGAGCCAAGTATTGTGGACTGTGGAAATGAATCCATGGCATT TGAATTGAGCTGTGTTCCAAGAATATCGCCTGAGAAGTGA